GTGGGCATCCGCCCAGACCACTTCGCCGACGCGGCGCTCCTCGAGGACCACAAGCGCGGCGCGGGCGTCACGTTCGACGCGGCGGTGGACGTCGTCGAGTGGCTGGGCTCGGAGCAGTACGCGTACATCCCGTTCGACACCCACCCGGACGTGGCCAGCAAACTCGACGAGCTGGACCGCGACCTGGACGGGGAGAGCATGCGCACCCAGCTCGTCGCGGCGCTGAGCTCCGAGTCCAAGGTCCGTGACGGCGACACGCACCAGCTCTGGTTCGACCCGGCCCGCATGCTCGTGTTCGACCCGGAGTCCTGGACGAACCTCACCTACGACGAGGACGCCGCCCGGGTCCTCGACGAGCAGAACGAGCAGGACCGCAGGGCTGCGCTGGACCGGGCGGCCGCGCGGCTGGCCGCCGCCTCGACCTGAGCGGGCGCGCGGCGACGCGCCGCCGACGTGGGGCGTCGGGCGGCCACCACCTCGCGGACCAGGACCATGGGGCGTCGGGCGCCAGGCCCGGCGCGGATAGAGTGCCCGCATGGTCGGGCGACGAAGCGCGTCGACGCCTCCGGGGTCGCCGGTCGGTGTCGTGGTGCGCGGTCGCGCGCCCACAGCTCGCACGACCCGACATCTGCTGGTCGCCAGCGGCATCGCCATGGCCTTGGTGGTCGCAGGCTCCCCGACCCCGTCCGAGCGCTCGCGGTACGCCGAGCGCCCGCTGACCTCCCAGACCGCGGTGCTCACACCGTCGGGGGTCGTCACCGTGCGCGCCGACGATGTGGTCGGGCGGTTCGAGGGCAGCAATGTCCGACTCACCGAGGAGGGCGACGAGCACCACGAGGAGTCGCTGGCCCTCGCGGCGGCGCAACGCCGGTGGCTGGCCTCCGGCCTCGTGCCGGGGCCCGAGGAGTACGGGGACATGGCCCGGCAGGCGCTGCTCGACCTGGACACCCTGCTGCTGGAGGACGGCGCCCTGCTCGCCGCCCCGAACGGGGCGTGGCGGTACACCTGGCCGCGGGACGCCAGCTTCGCCGCGGTCGCGCTGGCCCGCACCGGCCACACCGAGGACGCCGCACGGATCTTGCTCCACCTCGCCGACCTGCAGTCCCCTGACGGGACGTTCCAGGCTCGTTACCTGCCCGATGGCAGCGGCCTGCCGCCGGACGACCGGGGCATCCAGCTCGACGGGGACGGGTGGTTCCTCTGGGCGGCCGCCGAGTGGCTCCGCCACGCCGACGGCGACCCGTCGAGAGTGCTCGCGGAGCTGCGGCCCGCGCTGATCCGGGCGCTCGACGCGATCGAGCACGTGACCGACCCCGAGACGGGAAGCCCGGCGGTGAGCCCGGACTACTGGGAGGTCCGCGAGACCCGCGTGACCCTCGGCTCGATCAGCGCGCTGCTGCTGGGCGCGCGCGCGATCCAGGACTTCGCGGGGGACATGCCGCGGGGGATCGCCGGGCTCTGGGCGGCGGACCTGGCCCGCCGGGGCGCCGCGCTCGAGGTCAAGCTGGAGCAGGCCGTGGAACGCGACTTCGCGACGCACGGATACCCCCGCCATGCCGGGGGCGCGTTGCTCGACGCGGGCGTGGCGTTCCTCATGCCGCCGTTCGCCCCTGCGGATCCGGGTGTCGTCGAGGCGTGGGAGCGGGCCGCGGTGGGGATGGGCCGGCCCGCCGGTGGGCTCGCGCCTGGAGAGGGCTGGAGCGCGGACGGCATCTCGTGGACGCCTCAGACGGCCCTGTTCGCGCTCACTGCGGCGGCGGCGGGCGACCACGAGCGCGCCACCGGATGGCTCACCTGGCTCGACGAGCACCGCACCGACGCCGGCTCGCTGCCCGAGAAGGTGCTGTGGGACGGCCGACCGGCCGCCGTCGCGCCGCTCTCCTGGACATCGGCGCTGGTCCTGCTGGCCCTCGTCGAGCTCGACGAGGGCCAGCAGTCGGCGCACTGACGGGCTCGGCGCTCAGCCGTGGTCGAGCTCGCCGCGGGTCGGAGGGTTGGCGCCCGGCCGCGAGACGGTGATGGCCGCTATCCGGGCGCAGCGCTCGAGGATGGCCTCGACCGTGCCCGGGTCGACGTCGCGCAGCTGCTCTCGGCGGTCGGCGCCGAGCAGACCGGCATCCCACAGCCCGTCGATGAGCCCCGACATGAACGAGTCGCCGGCGCCCACGGTGTCCGCGACCTGCACCGCAGGCGCGGCGACCATGAGCCGCGCGCCCGAGCGGGTCGAGGCGAAGGCGCCCTTGCCGCCGTGGGTGACCACCACCAGCGAGGGCCCGCGCCGGGTCCACTCCTCCGCGATCTCCGCAGGGGCGACACCCGGCAGCAGCCAGGCCAGGTCCTCGTCGCTGACCTTGACCACGTCGGACTGCAGGACGAGCGACTCGACCAGCGGCAGGGTGTCCTGCGGTGAGCCCATCAGGGCCGGCCGCAGGTTCGGGTCGTAGGTGATCGTCGACGTTGGGCGGCGTGCCTCGACCAGCCGCGCGACCTTCTGCGCGCCCGGCTGCAGCGCCGCGCCGATCGAGCCGGTGTGCAGCACGAGCGGCGGCTCGGCCGACTCGTCCCAGGAGTGGGGCAGGTCCCACACGAGGTCGAAGTCGTACGTCGCGGCGCCCTCGGCGTCCAGGTGCGCGGTGGCGATCGGCGTCGAGATGGCGGTCTCGGCGCCGCGCAGCACGGACACCCCCGAAGCCTCCAGGTGGCGCACCACGAGCGCGC
The sequence above is a segment of the Cellulomonas chengniuliangii genome. Coding sequences within it:
- a CDS encoding glycoside hydrolase family 15, coding for MVGRRSASTPPGSPVGVVVRGRAPTARTTRHLLVASGIAMALVVAGSPTPSERSRYAERPLTSQTAVLTPSGVVTVRADDVVGRFEGSNVRLTEEGDEHHEESLALAAAQRRWLASGLVPGPEEYGDMARQALLDLDTLLLEDGALLAAPNGAWRYTWPRDASFAAVALARTGHTEDAARILLHLADLQSPDGTFQARYLPDGSGLPPDDRGIQLDGDGWFLWAAAEWLRHADGDPSRVLAELRPALIRALDAIEHVTDPETGSPAVSPDYWEVRETRVTLGSISALLLGARAIQDFAGDMPRGIAGLWAADLARRGAALEVKLEQAVERDFATHGYPRHAGGALLDAGVAFLMPPFAPADPGVVEAWERAAVGMGRPAGGLAPGEGWSADGISWTPQTALFALTAAAAGDHERATGWLTWLDEHRTDAGSLPEKVLWDGRPAAVAPLSWTSALVLLALVELDEGQQSAH
- a CDS encoding carbohydrate kinase family protein; translated protein: MSQARALVVGEALVDIVRRTDGSVSEHVGGSPANVALGLARLGRRADLLTWLGADAYGALVVRHLEASGVSVLRGAETAISTPIATAHLDAEGAATYDFDLVWDLPHSWDESAEPPLVLHTGSIGAALQPGAQKVARLVEARRPTSTITYDPNLRPALMGSPQDTLPLVESLVLQSDVVKVSDEDLAWLLPGVAPAEIAEEWTRRGPSLVVVTHGGKGAFASTRSGARLMVAAPAVQVADTVGAGDSFMSGLIDGLWDAGLLGADRREQLRDVDPGTVEAILERCARIAAITVSRPGANPPTRGELDHG